A genomic region of Cydia strobilella chromosome 12, ilCydStro3.1, whole genome shotgun sequence contains the following coding sequences:
- the LOC134746261 gene encoding uncharacterized protein LOC134746261, producing the protein MDNLKSLKKSRASFKAKLTVFKDYLNALLPSSELNSVQMQELTLRHAKMSEMYNDFDSIQNDIESLTEIPDEEYAERTSFEDRYFGAMAAAQDLLSKHAAPAGPASAEHDRGSVSGSGDAVFSSKPNIKLPTIHLPTFSGRYQDWLEYHDTYKSLIHNNTSIPNIHKFHYLRNSLKDSASLIIKSLEFSTENYDVAWDLLCERFNNDRILVNNHIQALFSIKPVTQESSKALRNMIDWVNKNLRALKTLKLPTEHWDVLIIHMMSSKLDAVSMRDWETERNKIVGIPTFSDFTNFLKGRADLLETMEEAQMQSKVPRRQSDVTHNRPRTFVVNESKQKQYKCPVCANYHTIYQCSKFKAMPIESRIDKIKQLSLCTNCLRAGHDEPRCRLSSCRLCTNRHNTLLHINAQSTEPLASKSSNKSDCILPCVQDQSKPAQDNITLSSIHCSQTLLSTAIVNVQDHSGQTHKVRVMLDNGSTISFITESLQKQLGIPSYSTFTSVNLLEDKSTTTTKKCDVTISSLYDRNYTTDVDCYVLSRVTDVIPTNPINCNAFKIPSHIHLADPSFSEPSEVQMLLSAEIFWDVLCQNKISLGKNLPTLVETKLGWLVVKLPYSNKTKQNTVHCHFSNTELDQKLNNFFDDDGFSNIEKICNKSKTDSECERIFTSTTTRHSDGKFVVTVPLKESPEVLGNSKEQALTRFHSLERKFKREPEFKEQYTKFMNEYLQLGHMSENKDSQNDTFSYFLPHHGILREGSLTTKLRSVFDGSAVTSSGKSYNDIQHIGPVVQDDLLSILIRFRQHRFVATSDVAKMYRQIYVREDQRSLQQILWRSDPTQPINQYKLNTVTYGTASAPWLATRTLKQLGIDCKDELARETILHDFYVDDYITGHDNEQTLIHTCQNVISELEPAHFHLRKWRSNKPSILNQIINENNYDDLLNLNNDEYAKTLGLLWACKRDTLLFSLPNTIQNPKTKRAILSTIAQVFDPLGLINPCMLQAKLILQALWSQNIPWDSQLPGEVESQWDQFVKYLPDISKIEIPRRALCDDFVTVQLHAFSDASMKAYAACVYLRTVSKSGNVSVHLLVAKSKLAPLRQRLTIPKLELCGSLLATQLTKKVVNSLRLEIDSIYFHCDSTIVLGWLKTCKNQLKQFVHNRVTEITNAFDPSAWHYVPTDMNPADIGSRGQNALQLKNSTLWFQGPHFLHQKDIQWPLQPQSVNVSDLPEIKTHCHISAAADIQENDFTEKFSNFSKMQRVVAYMYRFKHNCQNTNKRFGPLRISELKLALISLCKKVQSEIFNKQFLLLTKGTLTTKDKIIKLNPFIDQDNLIRVGGRLSNSNYDYDTKHPILLHASHHITKTLVQHYHKIHLHAGPQLLLSMLRHKFWIISGRNLCRKITHDCLTCLRFSGRTYQPIMSPLPAQRLHADHPFTHTATDYAGPILILNRKGRGAQLIKAYIVVFVCLAVRAVHLELVTDLTSQGFIAALNRFIARRGKPATLLSDNGTQYVGSCNELAKFLKENSNDITAYSAENEIKFKFAPAYSPNFNGLSEGSVKSVKYHLKRVLSMTNLDYEHMNSALVHIEGTLNSRPLTPLSSDPSDLAPLCPAHFLIGRTITLPPAPQVEETRPLTTLSKYMRVQQLKAHFWKRYSKEYISELQSRSKWRTQGAHPQLGEMVIIKDDRLPPNRWLLGRVTAVHPGSDGVNRVADILTTTGTLRRAYNRLCPLPSTLDQAAPDPRGPAC; encoded by the coding sequence ATGGATAATTTAAAATCACTAAAGAAAAGCCGAGCAAGTTTCAAAGCAAAGCTGACtgtttttaaagattatttaaATGCTTTGCTACCTAGCAGTGAGCTTAATAGCGTACAAATGCAGGAGCTTACCCTGCGACATGCCAAAATGTCAGAAATGTACAACGATTTCgattccatacaaaatgatatAGAAAGCTTGACGGAAATTCCAGATGAGGAGTACGCAGAGCGGACTTCCTTCGAGGACCGGTACTTCGGCGCCATGGCTGCTGCGCAAGACCTGCTCAGCAAGCATGCCGCGCCCGCCGGACCTGCCTCTGCGGAGCACGACAGAGGATCGGTGTCGGGATCAGGTGATGCTGTATTCTCAAGTAAGCCAAACATTAAACTTCCAACAATTCATCTCCCGACTTTCTCTGGTCGATATCAGGATTGGCTAGAGTACCATGACACTTATAAATCACTTATACACAATAACACATCCATACCTAACATTCATAAGTTCCACTATCTAAGGAACTCTTTGAAGGACAGTGCGTCATTAATCATTAAATCACTAGAGTTTTCAACTGAGAATTATGATGTTGCTTGGGACCTGCTGTGCGAGCGTTTTAATAACGATCGTATTTTAGTAAATAACCATATTCAAGCTTTGTTCAGTATAAAGCCAGTAACGCAAGAGTCTTCCAAAGCCTTGCGTAATATGATAGACTGGGTAAATAAAAACTTGAGAgccttaaaaacattaaaattacctACTGAACACTGGGATGTTTTAATTATCCATATGATGTCTAGTAAACTTGATGCAGTCTCAATGCGCGATTGGGAAACCGAACGTAACAAAATTGTAGGTATTCCCACCTTTAGTGATTTCACAAATTTCTTGAAGGGTCGTGCGGACCTCCTTGAAACCATGGAAGAGGCTCAAATGCAATCAAAGGTTCCTCGTAGGCAAAGTGACGTCACGCACAACCGCCCAAGGACATTTGTCGTAAATgaatcaaaacaaaaacaatataaatgcCCTGTATGCGCAAACTATCACACAATATACCAATGCTCTAAATTTAAAGCTATGCCTATAGAATCTCGCATCGATAAGATAAAGCAGTTGAGTCTTTGTACTAATTGTCTTCGCGCAGGGCACGACGAACCACGCTGTCGACTTAGTTCATGTCGTTTGTGTACCAACCGTCACAACACTTTATTGCATATTAACGCTCAATCCACAGAACCACTGGCTAGCAAATCATCTAATAAAAGTGACTGTATCTTACCATGCGTGCAGGACCAATCTAAACCTGCACAAGACAACATCACACTATCTTCTATACATTGCAGCCAAACTCTTCTTTCTACTGCTATAGTCAATGTGCAAGACCACTCTGGTCAAACACACAAGGTCCGTGTTATGTTAGACAACGGATCAACTATTTCATTCATCACAGAATCTTTACAAAAACAATTAGGGATACCCAGTTATTCTACATTTACCTCAGTTAACCTACTGGAGGACAAATCAACGACAACCactaaaaaatgtgacgtcactataTCGTCACTATACGATCGCAATTATACAACCGATGTTGATTGCTATGTTTTATCTCGGGTCACCGATGTCATACCCACTAATCCAATTAATTGCAATGCCTTCAAAATTCCCTCTCACATCCACCTCGCGGACCCATCATTTTCAGAACCGTCAGAGGTGCAGATGCTGCTGAGCGCTGAAATCTTTTGGGATGTACTTTGCCAAAACAAGATATCCCTAGGCAAGAATCTACCAACACTAGTTGAAACAAAACTAGGGTGGTTAGTAGTTAAATTACCAtattcaaacaaaacaaaacaaaatacagtCCACTGCCATTTCTCTAACACAGAGCtagatcaaaaactaaacaatttttttgatgaTGACGGTTTCTCTAATATTGAAAAGATATGTAACAAATCTAAAACTGATAGCGAGTGTGAACGAATCTTTACAAGTACTACCACGCGCCACTCGGATGGGAAATTCGTTGTAACTGTACCACTTAAAGAGTCCCCCGAGGTGTTAGGTAACTCTAAAGAACAAGCTTTGACAAGATTTCATTCATTAGAGCGCAAATTTAAACGGGAACCGGAATTCAAAGAGCAATATACTAAATTTATGAACGAATATTTACAATTAGGTCATATGTCAGAAAATAAAGACTCTCAAAACGAtacattttcttattttcttcCACATCATGGAATTTTGCGCGAGGGGAGCCTCACTACCAAGTTAAGATCTGTTTTCGATGGATCAGCTGTCACAAGCTCAGGAAAGTCATACAATGACATTCAACACATAGGCCCGGTTGTCCAAGACGATTTATTGAGCATTCTCATTCGATTCAGACAACATAGATTTGTTGCAACTTCTGATGTAGCTAAAATGTATAGACAGATTTATGTAAGAGAAGATCAACGAAGTTTGCAGCAAATCCTATGGCGGTCTGATCCCACACAAccaattaaccagtacaaactAAACACGGTTACCTATGGCACGGCCTCAGCTCCCTGGTTAGCGACAAGAACACTAAAACAATTAGGTATCGATTGCAAGGACGAACTTGCACGtgaaacaattttgcatgacTTTTACGTTGATGACTACATCACTGGTCATGATAATGAACAAACACTCATACATACATGTCAAAATGTCATTAGCGAGCTAGAACCCGCTCACTTCCATTTACGAAAATGGCGGTCTAACAAACCGTCCATTCTAAAtcaaattataaatgaaaacaATTATGATGATTTACTAAATCTGAACAATGATGAATATGCCAAAACTTTAGGCCTACTTTGGGCTTGTAAACGAGACACATTATTGTTTTCATTGCCAAACACAATTCAAAATCCTAAAACAAAACGCGCTATTTTGTCCACTATAGCACAAGTGTTTGACCCACTGGGCTTAATAAACCCTTGCATGTTACAGGCAAAACTCATCCTCCAGGCTCTTTGGTCTCAAAACATTCCGTGGGACTCTCAGCTACCGGGCGAGGTTGAGTCACAATGGGACCAGTTTGTCAAATACTTGCCAGATATttctaaaatcgaaattcctcgCAGAGCACTATGCGACGATTTCGTAACTGTTCAATTACATGCATTTAGTGACGCATCAATGAAAGCTTACGCTGCCTGTGTATACTTACGTACAGTGTCGAAAAGCGGTAACGTAAGTGTACATTTGCTGGTTGCAAAAAGTAAATTGGCCCCACTTAGGCAGCGCCTAACTATTCCAAAATTGGAATTATGCGGTAGTCTCCTAGCCACACAACTAACAAAAAAGGTTGTAAACTCATTACGCCTAGAAATAGACTCAATTTATTTTCACTGTGACTCAACCATTGTGCTTGGCTGGCTAAAAACCTGTAAAAACCAGCTTAAACAATTTGTCCATAACAGAGTCACTGAAATTACTAACGCCTTTGACCCATCAGCATGGCATTATGTCCCAACTGATATGAACCCTGCTGACATAGGGTCTAGAGGTCAAAACGCTTTACAGCTCAAAAATTCAACTTTGTGGTTCCAAGGTCCACATTTTTTACACCAAAAGGACATTCAATGGCCATTGCAGCCTCAAAGTGTGAATGTTTCTGATTTGCCTGAAATTAAAACTCATTGTCATATTTCAGCAGCTGCAGATATACAGGAAAATGATTTCACTGAAAAGTTTTCAAACTTTAGCAAAATGCAGCGTGTTGTAGCTTACATGTACAGATTTAAACACAATTGTCAAAACACAAATAAACGCTTTGGTCCATTACGTATCTCAGAACTAAAATTAGCATTGATTTCTTTATGTAAAAAGGTACAATCAGAAATATTcaacaaacaatttttattgCTCACTAAGGGCACACTCACcacaaaagataaaataataaaattaaatccatTTATTGACCAGGACAACCTGATCAGAGTTGGAGGACGATTATCCAACTCAAACTACGACTATGACACTAAACATCCAATCTTGCTACATGCATCTCACCATATAACAAAAACATTGGTACAACATTAccataaaatacatttacatgCAGGACCCCAATTGCTATTATCCATGTTACGTCATAAGTTCTGGATAATAAGCGGTCGCAACCTTTGTCGGAAGATAACACATGACTGTTTAACTTGTCTTCGTTTCTCAGGTCGTACATACCAGCCTATCATGAGTCCACTTCCTGCACAGAGGTTGCACGCTGATCACCCTTTCACACACACAGCCACAGATTATGCTGGGCCTATCCTGATATTGAATAGAAAAGGTCGCGGCGCTCAACTAATAAAGGCATACATAGTTGTGTTTGTCTGTCTGGCTGTGAGAGCAGTACACCTCGAGCTCGTCACCGATCTGACGTCTCAAGGTTTCATTGCCGCTTTAAATCGATTTATTGCCCGCAGAGGTAAGCCGGCAACTTTACTTTCAGATAACGGTACCCAGTACGTAGGATCATGTAATGAACTAGCTAAATTTCTAAAGGAAAACAGTAATGACATAACTGCTTACTCTGCTGAAAacgaaataaagttcaaattcgcCCCAGCTTACAGTCCAAATTTCAACGGTTTGTCAGAAGGATCGGTCAAGTCTGTAAAATATCACTTGAAACGCGTTCTATCTATGACTAATTTAGACTACGAACACATGAATTCGGCCTTGGTTCATATAGAGGGGACGCTTAACTCTAGGCCTCTCACTCCTCTTTCTTCTGATCCTTCAGATCTAGCTCCCTTATGTCCAGCACATTTCTTAATTGGACGAACGATCACATTGCCACCTGCACCCCAGGTGGAAGAAACTCGACCACTTACGACGCTCTCCAAATACATGAGAGTACAACAGCTTAAGGCTCATTTTTGGAAAAGATACTCAAAAGAATACATTTCAGAGCTCCAGTCCCGCAGCAAGTGGCGCACTCAAGGTGCGCATCCACAACTGGGCGAGATGGTCATCATCAAGGATGACCGCCTACCACCGAACCGATGGCTGCTCGGACGAGTCACGGCCGTCCACCCGGGCAGCGACGGCGTCAACCGCGTCGCCGACATCCTCACCACTACTGGGACCCTGCGCCGGGCATACAACCGGCTCTGCCCACTTCCATCAACGTTGGATCAGGCAGCTCCTGACCCAAGGGGGCCAGCCTGTTGA